DNA from Aureimonas sp. AU20:
AGGAAGAGAACCGAGGCGACGAGATAATAGGCCGAGCCGCCCTTCAGGAGGAGCCAGGCACCGCCCGCGAGCAGTGCCAGGCCGAATACGGCGAGGAGGATGGAAAGAACAAGAAGGGCAGGTGGGGGAGAGCGGCCGGGCATGGTCGGGTTCCTTCGCGGCGACGACTGGTGCGAGATGTCGCGCTGCGAAAGGGCTTCAAGCCAAAACCTCACGCAAACGGGAAGATTAGGTCCGACCCGGTCGAATCTCGGTGAGAAACGCTGTGCGCGGGCGGAGCAATGGCTCTGCGGAGGGGAGCCAAAGAAGCTGGAGCGGACGCCTTTGCCGGCTAACCCCTGCGGAATGCCATGCCCCGTCCCTGGCGCAAACGAGCGGCAGTGCCTTCTCGATGCGCGCAAGGTGTCAGGCTCGACCGGCTCCAACGGCGCACAGGCGCCGTCGAACCGACTGAAGCGGGGCGCTAGATTGGATCGACGCGCACCGGCTCGGGCAGAAGGAATTCCACGAGATTGCTGCCCGTCCCGCCGCGATCCACCACCAGAAAGTCCGACACGTCCTCCAGCGCGATCAGCGGGTGGTGCCATGTGCCCTTGGCGTAGGAGACGCCCTGCCGGCCGCTTGCCAGAAAGGCCACCGGCTCGCCGGGCTGGCCGTCCCGATCGGGCGCGACGACCACGAGATAGGGTCGGCCCTCCAGCGGCATGAAGGCCTGGCTGCCCAGCGGATGGCGCTCCAGCATGGAAATCTCCAGCGGCAGGGAGAAGGGCTTGCCCCGGAAGATCGAGATCAAGGCGTGGCCGCCGCCGGACGCCACGTCCACCGGCGCGATGTCATGGAAGCGCGTCGTCGTGCCGTTGTTGATGAGGCGGATTTCGGTGGAATTGTCGGGCTCGATCACTTCGCCGAAGGGGCGAAAGCTGTCGGCGTCGAGCGGGCGGGGCGAAAGGCGCTTCATGACGCGGCTCGCTCTCCCAGGATCGCGGCGATGCGCAGGCGGGCGATCTTTTCGACCTCGCGGCAGGCGGCGGCAAATTCCTGCGTCTCGCCGTTTTCCACCCGCCTCTCGAAGGCGGCGAGGATGCCGTGCTTGGAAAGGCCGCGCACGGCGATGATGAAGGGAAACCCGAAGCGCTCGGTGTAGCGCCCGTTGAGGGCGGTGAAGCGCTCCAGCTCCTCCGGCGTCAGCTGGTCCAGCCCGGCCGAGGCCTGCTCGGCGGAGGATTCCGCGGTCAGCCCGCCGGCCAGCGCCAGCCGACCGGCGAGATCGGGATGGGCACGGAGGACGGCGAGGCGCTCGGCTTGGCTCGCCCGGCGGAACGTGGCGGCGAAGGCGGCGGAAAGGCTAGGAGCCGTGTCGTGGGCCGGGCCGATGCCGCGATCCAGAACCCGCTCGGCCAGATAGGCCGAGTGCTCGAACACGCCGCCGAACATTCGCAGGAAGACCGCGCTCTCCAGCCGGCTCGGCTGGATCGACGGGCGATAGGGGAAGTGCTCGCGCCAGTGGCGGGCGATGTCGGCGCGCGTCGCCACCCAGACGTCGGGCTTGGACTGGATATAGTCGAGGAAGCGCGCGAGCGCCTGCGCCCGGCCGGGGCGGCCGACCAGCCGGCAATGCAGGCCGATATTCAGCATCTTCGCCTGGCCTTCGCCTCCCTCGGCATAGAGACAGTCGAACGCGTCCTTCAGATAGGTGAAGAACTGCTCGCCCGTGTTGAAGCCCTGGGGCGTGGCGAAGCGCATGTCGTTGCTGTCCAGCGTGTAGGGCAGGATCAGGAGCGGCTTGGTGCGCGTTTCCTGCCAATAGGGCAGATCGTCGGCATAGGCGTCGGAGGCGTAGAGGAAGTCGCGCTCGGCGGCGAGTTCCAGCGTGTGCTGCGAGGAGCGGCCGGTGTACCAGCCGAGCGGCGCCTCGCCCGTCACCGCCTCGTGCAGCGCCAGCGCCTCGTCCATGTCGGCGCGCTCGGCCTCGATCGTGTGATCGCGATAGTCGATCCATTTCAGCCCGTGCGAGGCGATCTCCCAGCCGGCTTCTTGCATGGCGGCGACCTGTTCGGGGCTGCGCTCCAGGGCGGTGGCCACGCCATAGACGGTCACCGGCAGCCGGCGCTCGGTGAACATCCGCCAGAGCCGCCAGAAGCCGGCGCGCGCGCCGTATTCGTAGATCGATTCCATGTTCATGTGGCGCTGGCCCGGCCAGGGCGCTGCGCCGACGATCTCCGACAGAAAGCCCTCGGAGGCCTTGTCGCCGTGGATCACCGCGTTCTCGCCGCCTTCCTCGTAGTTCACCACGAACTGGACGCAGATCCTGGCCGGGCCGGTGCCGCCGGGGTTCGGCCAGCGCGGATCGGGGGTGCGGCGTCCGTATCCGAGCATGTCGCGGGGATAGGCTGTGGTCATGGCGCGGCTCTCCGGTCTCAGGCGTCCCTTTCGGATACGACGATCCACCGCCGATTTCCATGGCCGTCCGGGCGCGGGATCGTTCCCTGGAATCGTTCCGAGACTGGACGAGGGCGCCTGAAGCGGTGCAGACTGATTGACCGGATGGTCAAGACCGAAGGATCCCTCGATTCATGACAGCCAACGACGCGCCGGCCGGCCGGCTGACGACGCATGTCCTCGACACGGCGCGCGGCGTGCCCGCGAGCGGCCTGGAACTCGTGCTCCACCGTGTGGAGGGCGACCGGCGCGAGCTGGTGGTGGAAACGCGCACCAATGCTGACGGGCGCTGCGACAAGCCGCTTCTGGAGGGCGAGAGCTGCCGGCCCGGCGTCTACGAGCTGACCTTCTTCTGCGGCCCCTATTTCGACGGAAACGGCACCGAGCTGCCGGCGCCGAAATTCCTGGACGACGTGGTGATCCGCTTCGGCGTGGCCGAGACGCGGCACTACCATGTGCCTCTTCTCATCTCGCCCTTCGGCTATTCCACCTATCGCGGGAGCTGAGACACGATGAGCGAGGCGATCCGCTTTCTCCTGAACGGCGAGGACCGCAGCGTCGAGGGCCTCATGCCCACGACCACGGTTCTCGATTATCTCAGAGGCCCCACCGAGCGGCTGACCGGCACGAAGGAAGGCTGCGCTGAGGGCGATTGCGGCGCCTGCACGGTCCTGATCGAGGAGCCGGACGGGGAAGGCGGCCTCCGGCGCCGCGCCGTCAACAGCTGCATCCTCTTCCTGCCGGCGCTGCACGGGCGCTCGGTGGTGACGGTGGAGCATCTCGGCCAAGACGGGCCGCACCCGATCCAGAGCGCCATGGTGGAGCGGCATGCCAGCCAATGCGGCTTCTGCACGCCGGGCTTCGTGATGCAGCTCTATGCGGGCTGGCAAACCGGTGCGCTCGGTGATCGTCAGTCGGTGAAGGATCTCGTGTCCGGCAATCTCTGCCGCTGCACCGGCTATGGGCCGATCGTGGATGCCGGGCTCGATCTCGCCAAGCAGCCGCTGCCCGATACGGCGAGCGCGGATGCGGGAACCGCCAAGCGGCTGCGCGCCGCGCGCGGCGAAAGCGTCTTTCGTTATGAGGCGGAGGGCCGGCTCTGGCTCTCGCCCGGCAATGTGGACGATCTCGCCGACTGCTATGCCGCGCATCCCGACGCCACGCTGGTCGCGGGCGCCACCGATGTTGGGCTCTGGGTCACCAAGCAGCATCGCGACCTGCCGGTGATGATCGACGTTTCGCGCGTCGAGGACCTTCGCCATGTCGAGGAAGGGCCGCACTCGCTTTTCTTCGGCGCGGGCGTGACGCATGCTGAGGCGCGGCTGCGGCTGGCCGAGATCCACCCCGATCTCGGCGAGGTCATGCGCCGCTTTGCCGGCTATCAGATCCGCAACACTGGCACAGTCGGCGGCAACATCGCCAATGGCTCGCCGATCGGCGACCTGCCGCCCATGCTGATCGCGCTGGGCGCCAATCTCTTCCTGCGCCGGGGTGACGATATGCGGACGCTGCCCTTGGAAGAGTTCTTCATCGCCTATGGAAAGCAGGACCGCGTGCCCGGCGAGTTCGTCGCCGCCATCGAAGTGCCGCTCCTGAAGGAGGACGAGCGCTTCGCTGCCTACAAGATTTCCAAGCGGCAGGATTCCGACATTTCCGCCGTGCTCGCCGCCTTCAAGCTGACGCTCGAAGACGGCGTGGTGAGCGAGGCGCGCCTTGCCTTCGGCGGCATGGCGGGAACGCCGAAGCGGGCGCTCGCCGCCGAGCGCGCGCTGACCGGCCGGCCCTTCGACACTGAAGCCGTGGCGCTGGCTGGAGCGGCGCTGCGCGAGGATTTTCAGCCGCTGGACGATCTGCGCGCCAGCGCCGACTATCGGCTTCTCGCCGCCGCCGGCTGCCTGGAGCGCTTCCGGTTGCAACTCGCCGGCGTCCCGACCCGCATCGACGAGGTGGCGTGATGGACGAGACCCGCATTCAGGACCGGGGCGAAGCCGGCACGGTCGAGCCCACCGTGCTCGGCGAAGCGCCGCCGCTGCAACAGACGCGCCTCAAGGGCGGCGTCGGCCAGCCGATCCGCCACGATAGCGGCGCCAAGCATGTCTCGGGCGAGGCGCGCTATCTCGATGACGATCCTGAGCTTCCGGGCACGCTGCAAATCTTCCTCGCCATGAGCCCCAAGGCCCATGCGCGCATCCTCTCCATGGATTTGGCTTCCGTGCGCGCCGCGCCGGGCGTCGCCTGCGTCCTTTCCGTCGAGGATGTGCCGGGCATCAACGACTATTCTCCCGTCTTCGGCGACGATCCGATCTTTGCCGACGGGCTAGTCAGCTTCGTCGGTCAGCCGCTTTTCGCCGTGGCCGCCGAGAGCGTGAAGCAGGCGCGCGCCGCGGCCAAGCTCGCCGTGGTTTCCTACGAGGATCTGCCGGCGGCCGTGACGCTGGACGAGGCGATCGCGGCGGCCGATACGGCCGGCGAGGACCTTCTCGCTCCGCACGAAATGCGCCTCGGCGACTTGGAGGGGGCTCTCGCCGCCGCGCCGCATGTGGTGGAAGGCCGGGTCGAGACCGGCGGGCAGGACCATTTCTACCTCGAAGGCCAGATCGCCTATGCCTGGCCGCAGGAGGACGGCGACGTGGTGGTGCGCTCCTCCACCCAGCACCCTTCCGAAGTGCAGCACAATGTCGCCAAAGCCATCGGCCGCGCCGACCATGCGGTGACGGTCGAAGTGCGGCGCATGGGCGGCGGCTTCGGCGGCAAGGAATCGCAGCCCGCGCTCTTTGCCAGCGTCGCCGCGCTGGTGGCACTGAAGACCGGTCGTCCGGCCAAGTGCCGGCTCGACCGCGACGACGACATGGAAATGACCGGCAAACGGCACGAATGCCGCACCGACTACCGCGTCGGCCATGACGGCGAGGGGCGGCTCGTCGGCGCCGAGTTCCGGCAGTTCATCCGCTGCGGCTATTCCAAGGATCTGTCGGGCGCCATCGCCGATCGCGCGATGTTCCACGCCGACAATGCCTATGACCTGAAGGCCGCCCATATCCATTCGCGCCGCCTGAAGACGCACACGGTCTCCAACACCGCCTTTCGCGGCTTCGGCGGGCCGCAGGGCATGGTGGCGATCGAGCGGGCGATGGACCGGATCGGCTTCGATCTCGGGATCGATCCCCTCGACGTGCGCAAGCGCAATTTCTACCCCGCCATGGGCAGCGCCGAGCCGGGCGTGACGCCCTATCGCCAGAGCGTCGAGGACAGCGTCATCGCCGAGATCGTGGAGGAACTGGAAGCTTCCTCGCACTACCGCGCCCGGCGCGAAGCCCTCCGTGCCTTCAACGCGGCGAGCCCGGTCCTGAAAAAGGGCCTTGCGCTGACGCCGGTGAAGTTCGGCATTTCCTTCACCACCTCGCATCTCAACCAGGCCGGCGCGCTGGTCCATGTCTACAAGGACGGCTCGGTTCACCTGAACCACGGCGGCACGGAAATGGGGCAGGGCCTCTTCACCAAGGTCGCGCAGGTCGTGGCCGAGGAATTCCAGATCGACGTGGACAAGGTGAAGATCACCGCGACCACCACGGCCAAGGTGCCCAATACCTCCGCCACCGCCGCCTCCTCCGGCTCGGATCTCAACGGCATGGCCGCGCAGGCCGCCGCGCGCACGATCAAGGAGCGGCTGGTGGCCTTTGCCGCTGATCGCTACCGCGTCAGCCCGGAGGCGATCGAGTTCCTACCGAACCGGGTGCGGATCGGCTCCCTGGAAAAGCGCTTCTGCGACCTCGTGGGCGAGGCCTATCTCGGCCGCGTCTCGCTCTCTTCCACCGGCTTCTACGCGACTCCCGGCATCAGCTACGATCGCGACACGGCGAGCGGCAAGCCCTTTTACTACTATGCCTATGGCGCGGCTTGCGCCGAAGTGGTGATCGACACGCTGACCGGCGAGAACCGGTTGCTGCGCGCCGACATTCTCCACGATGTCGGCCAGTCGCTGAACCCGGCGGTCGATCTCGGCCAGATCGAGGGCGGTTTCATCCAGGGCATGGGTTGGCTCACCACCGAAGAGCTGGTCTGGGACAAGGCGGGGCGGCTGCGCACCCATGCGCCGTCCACGTACAAGATCCCGACCGCCAACGACCGGCCGGACGATCTCCGAATCAAGCTCTGGGACAAGGGCCGCAACCCGGCCGAAACCGTCTTCCGCTCCAAGGCGGTGGGCGAGCCGCCCTTCATGCTGGCGCTCTCGGTCTTCTCCGCCTTGACGGACGCGGTGCTGGCGGCCGGCGAGGGCCGGCGCTTTCCCCAGCTCGACGCCCCGGCGACGCCCGAGCGAATCCTGTCGGCCGTGCGCGCGGTGCGCGCCGTATGAGCGCTCTGCCCGCCCTTCGCGCCGCCCTGGTCGAGGGGCGGCCCGCCATCTTCGTTCGTGTCGAGACGGCACGCGGCTCCACCCCGCGCGAGGTCGGCGCCTTCATGCTGGTGACGGTACAGGATGCCAGCGGCACGGTCGGCGGCGGTGCGCTGGAGATGGAGGCGATCATCGAGGCGCGCCGGCTTCTGGCGGCCGGCGAGGCGCGGAGCGATCTCGCCATCCCGCTCGGGCCGGCCATCGGCCAGTGCTGCGGCGGCCATGTCGGGCTGGGCCTGCGCCGGCTCGACGCCGCTCTGCTCGCCGAGATGGAAGCGCTGGAGGCGCGGGAGAGAGACGCCTGGCCGAGCGTCTTCCTGTTCGGCGCCGGCCACACCGGCCAGGCGCTGGCCCAGGCCCTTGCACCGCTGCCGCTGCGGACGATCGTCGTCGACACGCGGGCCGACCGGCTGGCCGCCTTGCCCGTCGGCCCCGAGCGCCGCCTGCGCGCGCTGCCCGAGGCCGAGATTGCTGGTGCGCCCGCCGGTTCCGCCTTCGTGGTGATGACGCATGACCATGCGTTGGATTTCCTGATCACGACTGAGGCTCTGCGGCGCGCGGACGCGGCCTATGTCGGCATGATCGGCTCGGCCACCAAGCGCGAGACCTTTCGGCGACGCCTGACGGAAGCGGGGAAGGGGGCGCTCGCGGCCCGCCTCACGCTGCCGATCGGTGGGCATCAAGTGCGCGACAAGCGGCCGGCGGTGATCGCCGCCTTGGCGGCTGCCGAAATCTTGACCGCGATCCTATCGACGGCTGAGGAAAACCGCTGCTCAGGCTTTGCGCTTGTGCAAAACGAGTGCAATAACCCAGATGGTTGAATCGCGTCGGACCTCTTCCATGTCGCCTCGTCTTGAGCTTCAGTCCGTTTCGAAGCGCTTTCCGGGCGTTGTGGCGAACGACGACATCTCCTTTTCCGTCGCCCCCGGCGCCATCCATGCGCTGCTCGGCGAGAACGGGGCCGGCAAGTCCACGCTGGTCAAGATCATCTACGGCGTGCAGGGCGCCGACGAGGGCACGATTCTGTTCGACGGCCGCCCCGTGCGCGTCGGCTCGCCGCGCGAGGCGCGGCGTCTCGGCATCGGCATGGTGTTCCAGCATTTCTGCCTGTTCGAGGCGATGACGGTGCTGGAGAACATCGCGCTCGGCATGGACGATCCGCCGCCCCGGCGCGCGCTGGAAGCGCGCGTGCGCGAGGTGATGACCAGCTATGGCCTCGCGCTCGACCCGCATCGCGAAGTCCACACGCTTTCGGTCGGCGAGCGCCAGCGCATCGAAATCGTGCGCGCCCTGCTCGGCCGGCCCAAGCTCCTGATCATGGACGAGCCGACCTCGGTCCTGACGCCGCAGGAGGTGGAGGCGCTCTTTGCTGTGCTGCGCCAGCTGCAGGGCGAGGGCTGCTCGATCCTCTATATCTCGCACAAGCTGGACGAAATCCGCACGCTCTGCTCGACCGCCACCATCCTGCGCGGCGGGCGCGTCGTCGGCACCTGCGACCCGCGCGCGGAAACCGCGCGCTCCATGGCCGAGCTGATGATCGGCGGTTCGCTGAAGGCGCTCTCGCAAAAGCCCGCCAGCAGCGCCGGGGCCGAGCGGTTCGCGGTCTCCAGCCTGTCCGCCCCCGGCCTGCTGCCTTTCGGCACGAGCCTGAAGGAGATCGGCTTTTGCGTGCGCGCGGGCGAAATCCTCGGCATCGCGGGGGTGGCCGGCAACGGGCAGAACGAGCTTCTGGAAGTGCTGTCCGGCGAGCGCACGGCCGGCGTTTCCGGCCGCATTGCCATCGACGGACGCGAACTCGGCCAAGCCGGCGTCTCGGCGCGGCGCCGGGCGGGGCTCGCCACCGTGCCGGAAGAGCGCAACGGCCACGCCGCCGTGCCGGACATGACGCTAAGCGAAAACGCCATCCTTTCGGC
Protein-coding regions in this window:
- a CDS encoding ABC transporter ATP-binding protein, which gives rise to MSPRLELQSVSKRFPGVVANDDISFSVAPGAIHALLGENGAGKSTLVKIIYGVQGADEGTILFDGRPVRVGSPREARRLGIGMVFQHFCLFEAMTVLENIALGMDDPPPRRALEARVREVMTSYGLALDPHREVHTLSVGERQRIEIVRALLGRPKLLIMDEPTSVLTPQEVEALFAVLRQLQGEGCSILYISHKLDEIRTLCSTATILRGGRVVGTCDPRAETARSMAELMIGGSLKALSQKPASSAGAERFAVSSLSAPGLLPFGTSLKEIGFCVRAGEILGIAGVAGNGQNELLEVLSGERTAGVSGRIAIDGRELGQAGVSARRRAGLATVPEERNGHAAVPDMTLSENAILSARARKGLASGGLLRTAAASRFAEGVIKSFGVKATGPRAAARSLSGGNLQKFIMGREIGQEPTVLVVSQPTWGVDAGAAAFIRQAMIDLAARGAAIVVVSQDLDELLELCDRLAVINEGRLSPAMEVKGISIERVGLLMGGIHGEPHAEVAA
- the uraH gene encoding hydroxyisourate hydrolase — encoded protein: MTANDAPAGRLTTHVLDTARGVPASGLELVLHRVEGDRRELVVETRTNADGRCDKPLLEGESCRPGVYELTFFCGPYFDGNGTELPAPKFLDDVVIRFGVAETRHYHVPLLISPFGYSTYRGS
- the xdhA gene encoding xanthine dehydrogenase small subunit; the protein is MSEAIRFLLNGEDRSVEGLMPTTTVLDYLRGPTERLTGTKEGCAEGDCGACTVLIEEPDGEGGLRRRAVNSCILFLPALHGRSVVTVEHLGQDGPHPIQSAMVERHASQCGFCTPGFVMQLYAGWQTGALGDRQSVKDLVSGNLCRCTGYGPIVDAGLDLAKQPLPDTASADAGTAKRLRAARGESVFRYEAEGRLWLSPGNVDDLADCYAAHPDATLVAGATDVGLWVTKQHRDLPVMIDVSRVEDLRHVEEGPHSLFFGAGVTHAEARLRLAEIHPDLGEVMRRFAGYQIRNTGTVGGNIANGSPIGDLPPMLIALGANLFLRRGDDMRTLPLEEFFIAYGKQDRVPGEFVAAIEVPLLKEDERFAAYKISKRQDSDISAVLAAFKLTLEDGVVSEARLAFGGMAGTPKRALAAERALTGRPFDTEAVALAGAALREDFQPLDDLRASADYRLLAAAGCLERFRLQLAGVPTRIDEVA
- the xdhB gene encoding xanthine dehydrogenase molybdopterin binding subunit — translated: MDETRIQDRGEAGTVEPTVLGEAPPLQQTRLKGGVGQPIRHDSGAKHVSGEARYLDDDPELPGTLQIFLAMSPKAHARILSMDLASVRAAPGVACVLSVEDVPGINDYSPVFGDDPIFADGLVSFVGQPLFAVAAESVKQARAAAKLAVVSYEDLPAAVTLDEAIAAADTAGEDLLAPHEMRLGDLEGALAAAPHVVEGRVETGGQDHFYLEGQIAYAWPQEDGDVVVRSSTQHPSEVQHNVAKAIGRADHAVTVEVRRMGGGFGGKESQPALFASVAALVALKTGRPAKCRLDRDDDMEMTGKRHECRTDYRVGHDGEGRLVGAEFRQFIRCGYSKDLSGAIADRAMFHADNAYDLKAAHIHSRRLKTHTVSNTAFRGFGGPQGMVAIERAMDRIGFDLGIDPLDVRKRNFYPAMGSAEPGVTPYRQSVEDSVIAEIVEELEASSHYRARREALRAFNAASPVLKKGLALTPVKFGISFTTSHLNQAGALVHVYKDGSVHLNHGGTEMGQGLFTKVAQVVAEEFQIDVDKVKITATTTAKVPNTSATAASSGSDLNGMAAQAAARTIKERLVAFAADRYRVSPEAIEFLPNRVRIGSLEKRFCDLVGEAYLGRVSLSSTGFYATPGISYDRDTASGKPFYYYAYGAACAEVVIDTLTGENRLLRADILHDVGQSLNPAVDLGQIEGGFIQGMGWLTTEELVWDKAGRLRTHAPSTYKIPTANDRPDDLRIKLWDKGRNPAETVFRSKAVGEPPFMLALSVFSALTDAVLAAGEGRRFPQLDAPATPERILSAVRAVRAV
- the puuE gene encoding allantoinase PuuE, translated to MTTAYPRDMLGYGRRTPDPRWPNPGGTGPARICVQFVVNYEEGGENAVIHGDKASEGFLSEIVGAAPWPGQRHMNMESIYEYGARAGFWRLWRMFTERRLPVTVYGVATALERSPEQVAAMQEAGWEIASHGLKWIDYRDHTIEAERADMDEALALHEAVTGEAPLGWYTGRSSQHTLELAAERDFLYASDAYADDLPYWQETRTKPLLILPYTLDSNDMRFATPQGFNTGEQFFTYLKDAFDCLYAEGGEGQAKMLNIGLHCRLVGRPGRAQALARFLDYIQSKPDVWVATRADIARHWREHFPYRPSIQPSRLESAVFLRMFGGVFEHSAYLAERVLDRGIGPAHDTAPSLSAAFAATFRRASQAERLAVLRAHPDLAGRLALAGGLTAESSAEQASAGLDQLTPEELERFTALNGRYTERFGFPFIIAVRGLSKHGILAAFERRVENGETQEFAAACREVEKIARLRIAAILGERAAS
- the xdhC gene encoding xanthine dehydrogenase accessory protein XdhC, with product MSALPALRAALVEGRPAIFVRVETARGSTPREVGAFMLVTVQDASGTVGGGALEMEAIIEARRLLAAGEARSDLAIPLGPAIGQCCGGHVGLGLRRLDAALLAEMEALEARERDAWPSVFLFGAGHTGQALAQALAPLPLRTIVVDTRADRLAALPVGPERRLRALPEAEIAGAPAGSAFVVMTHDHALDFLITTEALRRADAAYVGMIGSATKRETFRRRLTEAGKGALAARLTLPIGGHQVRDKRPAVIAALAAAEILTAILSTAEENRCSGFALVQNECNNPDG
- a CDS encoding ureidoglycolate lyase, whose protein sequence is MKRLSPRPLDADSFRPFGEVIEPDNSTEIRLINNGTTTRFHDIAPVDVASGGGHALISIFRGKPFSLPLEISMLERHPLGSQAFMPLEGRPYLVVVAPDRDGQPGEPVAFLASGRQGVSYAKGTWHHPLIALEDVSDFLVVDRGGTGSNLVEFLLPEPVRVDPI